One Pseudonocardia abyssalis DNA segment encodes these proteins:
- a CDS encoding type II secretion system F family protein: protein MAGLATTVAGLWLPWLLGSTRVVRERIEKLEALEGWCRRMADTLTGGGAIGLAQAIVTTAPRVDEPIAPAVHTLARRIRDGAGRQSSHHAAALREFADAVDDRTGDVVAAALLLALHQQSGGIAGVLRQLADGVARDVRARRDIEAARAESRQSIRILLIIQAALLVLMGVVPSFAAPYGTPVGQVVMAVLLSASGLLLVWMRRLAIGRTAPRFFGVSALPGERGAS from the coding sequence GTGGCGGGGCTGGCAACGACCGTTGCCGGGCTGTGGCTCCCGTGGCTGCTGGGATCCACCCGGGTCGTGCGCGAGCGGATCGAGAAGCTCGAAGCGTTGGAGGGCTGGTGTCGGCGCATGGCCGACACCCTGACCGGCGGCGGGGCGATCGGCCTGGCACAGGCCATCGTCACGACCGCGCCACGGGTCGACGAACCGATCGCCCCAGCGGTACACACGCTCGCTCGCCGCATCCGCGACGGTGCGGGACGCCAGAGCAGCCACCACGCCGCCGCGCTGCGCGAGTTCGCCGACGCCGTAGACGACCGGACCGGCGATGTCGTCGCAGCTGCCCTGCTGCTGGCCCTGCATCAGCAGAGCGGCGGCATCGCCGGGGTTCTGCGCCAGCTCGCCGACGGGGTCGCGCGCGACGTCCGTGCCCGTCGCGACATCGAGGCCGCCCGCGCCGAGTCGAGGCAGTCGATCCGCATCCTGTTGATCATCCAGGCCGCTCTGCTCGTACTCATGGGTGTCGTACCGAGCTTCGCCGCGCCGTACGGCACGCCGGTCGGGCAGGTGGTGATGGCAGTACTGCTGTCCGCATCGGGCCTGTTGCTGGTCTGGATGCGCAGGCTGGCCATCGGCCGGACCGCGCCTAGATTCTTCGGAGTCTCTGCACTGCCCGGCGAGCGGGGTGCGTCATGA
- a CDS encoding DUF4913 domain-containing protein, translating to MTPHDPPLTTDARLLAELCARVQALEAWRAHQTDLLDELLNGIPATDQTQPVADEDDDPDEDDLDVDALIVWVHDTITSMIARPLRGELTWCPLWWEHPEAVFRLEALRRAWTELAPEPGAAMSIWIRDHLDPCLRELLTPLGPFADCAHNERYRALSGHTPIATLPTRTPE from the coding sequence GTGACACCCCACGACCCGCCACTGACGACGGACGCCCGGCTGCTCGCCGAACTGTGCGCACGTGTTCAGGCTCTGGAGGCCTGGCGCGCCCACCAGACCGACCTGCTCGACGAGCTCCTCAACGGCATCCCAGCGACCGATCAGACCCAGCCGGTAGCCGACGAGGACGACGACCCCGACGAGGACGACCTCGATGTCGACGCCCTCATCGTCTGGGTGCACGACACCATCACGTCGATGATCGCTCGCCCGCTGCGCGGAGAGCTCACCTGGTGCCCGCTGTGGTGGGAACACCCCGAGGCCGTGTTCCGCCTCGAAGCGCTCCGGCGGGCCTGGACCGAGCTCGCCCCTGAACCCGGCGCCGCCATGTCGATCTGGATCCGCGACCACCTCGACCCCTGCCTGCGCGAACTGCTCACCCCACTGGGCCCATTCGCCGACTGCGCCCACAACGAGCGCTACCGCGCCCTCAGCGGGCACACGCCGATCGCGACGCTGCCGACGCGGACACCTGAGTGA
- a CDS encoding HAD family hydrolase has protein sequence MIDSIEAVVFDVGECLVDETREYGTWADWLGVPRHTFAAVFGSVIARGLDYRETFQVFAPGFDLAQQRQARTEGGKPESFDEQDLYFDVRPALGALREAGCWVGIAGNQTVRAGMILRSLDLPTDMIATSDDWGVSKPDPAFFDHVIDAAPCAPDRILYVGDRLDNDIRPAASRGLRTALIRRGPWGLIQQHEPDADRVPTLRIDSLAELPVLIGPRSR, from the coding sequence GTGATCGACTCGATCGAGGCCGTCGTGTTCGACGTCGGTGAGTGCCTCGTTGACGAGACCCGGGAGTACGGGACGTGGGCGGACTGGCTCGGCGTCCCCCGGCACACGTTCGCCGCCGTGTTCGGATCGGTGATCGCCCGTGGCCTCGACTACCGCGAGACCTTCCAGGTCTTCGCGCCCGGATTCGATCTGGCTCAGCAGCGGCAGGCCCGCACGGAGGGCGGCAAGCCCGAGTCGTTCGACGAGCAGGACCTGTACTTCGACGTGCGGCCCGCCCTGGGTGCTCTCCGCGAGGCCGGGTGCTGGGTGGGTATCGCCGGCAATCAGACCGTGCGCGCCGGCATGATCCTCCGGTCCCTGGACCTTCCCACGGACATGATCGCCACCTCCGACGACTGGGGCGTGTCCAAGCCGGACCCGGCGTTCTTCGACCACGTGATCGACGCCGCGCCCTGCGCGCCCGACCGGATCCTCTACGTCGGCGACCGGCTCGACAACGACATCCGGCCGGCAGCGAGCCGTGGCCTGCGGACTGCTCTGATCCGCCGCGGCCCGTGGGGCCTGATCCAGCAGCACGAACCGGACGCGGACCGCGTACCGACCCTGCGCATCGACAGCCTGGCCGAACTGCCCGTCCTCATCGGCCCGAGATCGCGTTGA
- the glnA gene encoding type I glutamate--ammonia ligase, translated as MFSNSEEVLKFISDEKVEYVDIRFCDLPGVMQHLTVPATAFDQDFIDGGIAFDGSSVRGFQAINESDMALFPDPATARLDPFRKHKTLNMNFFVHDPITGEPYSRDPRNVARKAEEYLAASGVADTCFFGAEAEFYIFDSVKFGSDPHQQYHHIDSIEGWWNTGRDEVGGNLGYKVPFKGGYFPVPPVDHYADLRDDMATNLINAGFVLERGHHEVGTAGQAEINYKFNTLLHSADDVMLFKYIIKNTAWHAGKTVTFMPKPIFGDNGSGMHAHQSLWKDGAPLFHDESGYGGLSDMARYYIGGLLHHAPSLLAFTNPTVNSFHRLVPGFEAPVNLVYSARNRSACIRIPLTGNNPKAKRLEFRCPDSSGNPYLAFSAMMMAGMDGIKNKIEPAAPVDKDLYELPPEEAKDIAQVPTSLDAVLDRLEVDHDYLLEGGVFTPDLIETWINYKRDTEITPLRLRPHPYEFALYYDV; from the coding sequence GTGTTCAGCAACTCCGAAGAGGTCCTGAAGTTCATCAGTGACGAGAAGGTCGAGTACGTCGACATCCGCTTCTGCGACCTTCCCGGCGTGATGCAGCACCTCACCGTGCCCGCCACCGCCTTCGACCAGGATTTCATCGACGGCGGCATCGCCTTCGACGGGTCCTCCGTGCGCGGCTTCCAGGCCATCAACGAGTCCGACATGGCGTTGTTCCCGGACCCGGCGACGGCCCGCCTCGACCCGTTCCGCAAGCACAAGACGCTCAACATGAACTTCTTCGTGCACGACCCGATCACCGGCGAGCCCTACAGCCGTGACCCGCGCAACGTCGCCCGCAAGGCCGAGGAGTACCTGGCCGCGTCCGGCGTCGCCGACACCTGCTTCTTCGGTGCCGAGGCGGAGTTCTACATCTTCGACTCCGTCAAGTTCGGGTCCGACCCGCACCAGCAGTACCACCACATCGACTCGATCGAGGGCTGGTGGAACACCGGCCGCGACGAGGTCGGCGGCAACCTCGGTTACAAGGTCCCCTTCAAGGGCGGCTACTTCCCCGTCCCGCCGGTCGACCACTACGCCGACCTGCGCGACGACATGGCCACCAACCTGATCAACGCGGGCTTCGTGCTCGAGCGCGGCCACCACGAGGTGGGCACCGCGGGCCAGGCGGAGATCAACTACAAGTTCAACACGCTGCTGCACTCAGCCGACGACGTGATGCTGTTCAAGTACATCATCAAGAACACGGCCTGGCACGCGGGCAAGACCGTCACCTTCATGCCGAAGCCCATCTTCGGCGACAACGGCTCGGGCATGCATGCCCACCAGTCGCTGTGGAAGGACGGCGCGCCGCTGTTCCACGACGAGTCCGGCTACGGCGGCCTGTCCGACATGGCCCGCTACTACATCGGCGGCCTGCTGCACCACGCGCCGAGCCTGCTGGCGTTCACCAACCCGACCGTCAACTCGTTCCACCGGCTCGTGCCGGGCTTCGAGGCGCCGGTCAACCTGGTGTACTCCGCGCGCAACCGCTCCGCCTGCATCCGCATCCCGCTGACGGGCAACAACCCCAAGGCCAAGCGCCTGGAGTTCCGCTGCCCCGACTCGTCGGGCAACCCGTACCTGGCGTTCTCGGCGATGATGATGGCCGGCATGGACGGCATCAAGAACAAGATCGAGCCGGCGGCCCCCGTCGACAAGGACCTCTACGAGCTCCCGCCCGAGGAGGCCAAGGACATCGCCCAGGTCCCCACGAGCCTCGACGCGGTGCTCGACCGGCTCGAGGTCGACCACGACTACCTGCTCGAGGGTGGCGTCTTCACCCCCGACCTGATCGAGACGTGGATCAACTACAAGCGCGACACGGAGATCACCCCGCTCCGCCTGCGTCCGCACCCCTACGAGTTCGCCCTGTACTACGACGTCTGA
- a CDS encoding type IV secretory system conjugative DNA transfer family protein, which translates to MTPGLLREAAAPLLLLGAIAATALLAADVSVAAGAAALTGTGHWTAPAVGPATLFALLSSGPDGVLTESASAPVFVTVMVTSVTLEVAVAVVVIVLVGRTSGSGGPQRSLLRARELGDLTGQPARARARTLRPAVDELGPSDQGLRLLTIQRREVWMSWEDVALVIMGPRSNKTSAIAVPTVLAAPGLVVATSNKADLWALTAEMRANAGPVRTFDPQRIAHVEQTWWWDPLRSIADADPAERVEAAARLAGHFVGTIGGERRDPFFHAAGEQVLTATLLAAAISDGTMRDVLAWLQPGRRDAIAALDKAGADAEAADLEATLSGADVTTKGIYQTARTATKALTSERLMRWISPPDTWRDPPVPGKGTPVELDLWDLLAAARHGRATMHLLSKEGAGTAAPVVTALVDRILEIAELLAQASGGRLEPPVVAVLDEAANICPIRALPQLYSHYGSRGIQVLTMLQSYQQGVGVWGEQGMQALWSAATIKLVGAGVDDHAFLQKLSGLIGDHYVERVSTSIDRSRISRQYAQAREPILPASALRAITRDHAVLLSTGRRVGFGRLHPWYREHDHADISAYADTALTELRHAAALALGPDNPINQAEGDRP; encoded by the coding sequence GTGACCCCGGGGCTGCTGCGCGAGGCGGCCGCACCGTTGCTGCTGCTCGGCGCCATCGCCGCGACGGCCCTGCTCGCCGCTGACGTGTCGGTGGCGGCCGGAGCCGCCGCCCTCACCGGCACCGGGCACTGGACAGCGCCAGCAGTCGGTCCGGCCACGCTTTTCGCGCTGCTGAGCAGCGGCCCCGACGGAGTCCTGACGGAGAGCGCCAGCGCGCCGGTGTTCGTCACCGTCATGGTCACGTCCGTGACCCTGGAGGTGGCCGTTGCCGTAGTAGTGATCGTGCTGGTCGGCCGTACGAGTGGATCCGGCGGGCCGCAACGATCGCTGCTCCGGGCCCGGGAGCTGGGCGACCTCACCGGACAGCCCGCACGAGCCCGAGCACGGACGCTACGGCCCGCCGTCGACGAACTCGGCCCGTCGGATCAGGGGCTGCGGCTGCTGACCATCCAGCGCCGCGAGGTCTGGATGTCCTGGGAGGACGTCGCCCTGGTCATCATGGGCCCCCGGTCGAACAAGACCAGCGCCATCGCCGTCCCCACCGTGCTCGCCGCCCCCGGCCTCGTCGTCGCGACATCGAACAAGGCCGACCTGTGGGCGCTCACCGCAGAGATGCGGGCGAACGCCGGCCCGGTGCGGACGTTCGACCCGCAGCGCATCGCCCATGTCGAGCAGACCTGGTGGTGGGATCCGCTGCGGTCCATCGCCGACGCCGACCCCGCGGAACGCGTCGAGGCCGCCGCACGTCTGGCCGGGCACTTCGTCGGCACCATCGGCGGCGAACGGCGCGACCCGTTCTTCCACGCCGCAGGGGAACAGGTCCTCACAGCCACCCTGCTCGCCGCGGCGATCAGCGACGGCACGATGCGCGATGTTTTGGCCTGGCTGCAGCCCGGACGCCGTGACGCCATCGCCGCCCTCGACAAGGCCGGCGCCGACGCCGAGGCCGCCGACCTCGAAGCCACGCTGTCCGGAGCCGACGTCACCACCAAGGGCATCTACCAAACCGCGCGCACGGCCACCAAGGCGCTGACCTCCGAGCGACTCATGCGCTGGATCAGCCCACCCGACACCTGGCGCGACCCACCCGTACCCGGGAAAGGGACGCCCGTGGAGCTGGACCTCTGGGACCTCCTCGCCGCCGCCCGCCACGGCCGCGCCACCATGCACCTCCTGTCCAAGGAAGGCGCCGGCACCGCCGCACCGGTCGTCACCGCGCTGGTCGACCGCATCCTGGAAATCGCCGAACTCCTCGCCCAAGCCTCGGGCGGGCGCCTCGAACCGCCCGTGGTCGCGGTCCTCGACGAGGCCGCGAACATCTGCCCCATCCGCGCGCTTCCTCAGCTCTACAGCCACTACGGCTCCCGCGGCATTCAGGTCCTCACCATGCTGCAGAGCTATCAGCAAGGCGTCGGGGTCTGGGGCGAGCAAGGCATGCAGGCCCTCTGGTCCGCCGCCACGATCAAGCTCGTTGGCGCCGGCGTTGACGACCACGCGTTTCTGCAGAAGCTCTCCGGTCTGATCGGCGACCACTACGTCGAGCGGGTCTCCACCAGCATCGACCGAAGCCGCATCTCGCGGCAGTACGCGCAGGCCCGCGAACCCATTCTGCCTGCCTCGGCCCTGCGCGCGATCACCCGCGACCACGCCGTCCTGCTCTCCACCGGCCGCCGCGTCGGGTTCGGCCGGCTGCATCCCTGGTACCGCGAGCACGACCACGCCGACATCAGCGCCTACGCAGACACCGCGCTCACCGAACTGCGGCACGCCGCCGCTCTCGCGCTCGGGCCCGATAACCCGATCAACCAGGCCGAAGGAGACCGACCGTGA
- a CDS encoding SCO6880 family protein, with protein MSIGRGAVDDGPRLYGNWRAERGWGIGSLSTTATLVLFAAVLVPLLAVSAFPSATLPLLGLSVAVIGAVVVRVGGVSLTDVVVRRARFHRARAAGWTELSGGILTEHPRGTDLPGVLAPLRPLDVDDGRGGRHALLWHRRTGTLTAVLRCSPIGLDLADPDRADSWVAAWGALLADLGYLPLIRHLAVTVDTAPTGGATVRDHIASALDPTAPALSRRIMAELAELTPATAAEADARVAICLDPARATPRPADLLAAAVEVSRRLPAIENQLAACGVAVLGRASTGWLTTRIRAAFDPHHRPHLNQSDAVLDWRDAGPVAARERWETYRHEGGLSVTWALREAPRQAVGSGVLVPLLAPGAFPRRTTWLYQPYPAEQAAAKVENEVTSGQVRRAWAERTRRDETQRERDDRDRALQSAREEAQGAGVGRFTLYVTTTVLHHDDLPAAIADVEQRAGQSKLRLRRLRGAQAAGFAASLGIGIDPADLLAHRRGR; from the coding sequence ATGAGCATCGGTCGGGGGGCCGTTGATGACGGGCCCCGCCTCTACGGGAACTGGCGCGCCGAGCGGGGCTGGGGTATCGGGTCGCTGTCGACGACCGCGACCCTCGTGCTGTTCGCCGCGGTGCTCGTGCCGCTGCTGGCGGTGTCGGCGTTCCCGTCCGCGACGCTGCCGCTGCTGGGTCTGTCGGTCGCGGTGATCGGTGCGGTCGTGGTCCGGGTGGGCGGGGTCAGCCTTACCGACGTGGTCGTGCGCCGGGCCCGGTTCCACCGCGCCCGAGCCGCCGGCTGGACCGAGCTGTCGGGCGGGATCCTCACCGAGCACCCCCGCGGGACGGATTTGCCCGGCGTGCTCGCCCCCCTGCGCCCGCTCGATGTCGACGACGGCCGGGGTGGACGGCACGCGCTTTTGTGGCACCGCCGCACCGGCACGCTGACCGCGGTCCTGCGCTGCTCGCCGATCGGGCTCGACCTCGCTGATCCCGACCGCGCCGACTCCTGGGTCGCGGCCTGGGGCGCGTTGCTCGCCGACCTCGGGTACCTGCCGCTGATCCGGCACCTCGCGGTCACCGTCGACACCGCCCCGACCGGCGGCGCCACCGTGCGCGACCACATCGCCTCGGCGCTCGACCCGACCGCACCCGCCCTGTCGCGTCGGATCATGGCCGAGCTCGCCGAGCTCACCCCGGCCACCGCCGCCGAGGCCGACGCCAGGGTCGCGATCTGCCTCGACCCCGCACGCGCGACCCCACGCCCGGCCGACCTGCTCGCCGCCGCGGTCGAGGTCAGCCGGCGGCTGCCCGCGATCGAGAACCAGCTCGCTGCTTGCGGTGTGGCCGTGCTCGGCCGTGCCTCCACCGGATGGCTGACCACCCGCATCCGCGCGGCGTTCGACCCGCACCACCGCCCCCACCTCAACCAGTCCGATGCAGTGCTCGACTGGCGCGACGCCGGACCGGTCGCCGCCCGCGAGCGCTGGGAGACCTACCGCCACGAGGGCGGGCTATCGGTCACCTGGGCGCTGCGCGAGGCGCCGCGGCAGGCCGTCGGATCCGGAGTGCTGGTTCCGCTGCTTGCGCCGGGCGCGTTCCCGCGCCGCACGACGTGGCTGTATCAGCCCTACCCCGCCGAGCAGGCCGCGGCGAAGGTCGAGAACGAGGTCACCTCCGGGCAGGTCCGCCGCGCCTGGGCCGAACGGACCCGGCGTGATGAGACCCAACGCGAACGCGACGACCGCGACCGCGCCTTGCAGTCCGCCCGCGAGGAAGCCCAGGGCGCCGGAGTCGGCCGCTTCACCCTCTACGTCACCACCACCGTCCTGCACCACGACGACCTGCCCGCCGCGATCGCCGACGTCGAGCAACGCGCCGGCCAGTCCAAGCTGCGCCTGCGCCGACTGCGCGGTGCGCAGGCGGCCGGGTTCGCCGCCTCGCTCGGCATCGGGATCGACCCCGCCGACCTGCTCGCCCACCGCCGCGGACGCTGA
- a CDS encoding CpaF family protein encodes MTQELNGKSQHAGTRNTAGSVVGQASTRRIHDAVLARLAEELDGRILDPADHRQLLLAWIQGELDAEARRRAMSGEPQLDHATERAVARAVENALWGLGRIQELLDVPGVEDIHITGCDLPVLRMSDGSVRTAGTPVADTDADLVQQLQHIAAHHGSSERAFSPAQPCLNMQLPDGSRLAAMREVVPRPVVTIRKHKLVDVRLRDLIRLDTVSLQLARFLAALVNARQSILVTGMPSSGKTTLLRALAREIALDERFATLETEFELNLHRLPDKHPLLYAAECRSGSTERDPATGRPAGEMTLSGLLHQTLRMSVTRVIVGEVRGAEALPMLEAMNAGMPGSMCTLHAGSAAEAFERLVTATMKGAGAGWSDTFVTRLAAQGIDYVVHLRHARTTPEGLRTRFVAEVAEVTSVGEGGGVAMNRVFAPAPGGDPRAVFQLLPQNRRPFDEAGIDLGFLHESGGWTR; translated from the coding sequence ATGACTCAAGAACTCAACGGCAAATCTCAGCACGCTGGTACCAGGAATACGGCCGGGTCCGTCGTGGGCCAGGCCTCGACCCGGCGGATCCACGACGCTGTGCTGGCCCGGCTCGCCGAGGAACTGGACGGCCGCATACTCGACCCGGCCGACCACCGTCAGCTTCTGCTGGCCTGGATCCAGGGAGAGCTCGACGCCGAGGCACGACGGCGCGCGATGAGCGGCGAACCACAGCTCGACCACGCGACGGAACGCGCCGTCGCCCGCGCGGTGGAGAACGCGCTGTGGGGCCTGGGCCGGATACAGGAGCTGCTCGACGTGCCCGGCGTGGAGGACATCCACATCACCGGGTGCGACCTGCCGGTGCTGCGGATGTCCGACGGTTCGGTCCGCACGGCGGGCACACCCGTCGCCGACACGGACGCCGACCTGGTGCAGCAACTGCAACACATCGCCGCCCATCACGGCAGCTCGGAGCGCGCGTTCTCGCCAGCCCAGCCGTGCCTGAACATGCAGCTGCCGGACGGGTCCCGGCTCGCCGCGATGCGCGAGGTCGTCCCCCGTCCAGTCGTGACGATCCGCAAACACAAGCTCGTCGACGTCCGGCTGCGCGACCTGATCCGCCTGGACACCGTGTCACTCCAGCTCGCGCGCTTCCTCGCCGCGCTGGTGAACGCCCGGCAGAGCATCCTGGTCACCGGGATGCCGTCGAGCGGGAAGACGACCCTGCTCAGGGCGCTTGCGCGCGAGATCGCTCTGGACGAGCGATTCGCGACGCTGGAGACCGAGTTCGAGCTGAACCTGCACCGCCTGCCGGACAAGCACCCGCTGCTCTACGCGGCCGAGTGCCGTTCCGGGTCGACCGAGCGCGACCCGGCGACCGGCCGTCCGGCCGGTGAGATGACGCTGTCGGGTCTGCTGCACCAGACACTGCGTATGTCGGTCACCCGGGTGATCGTCGGCGAGGTACGGGGCGCCGAGGCGCTGCCCATGCTGGAGGCCATGAACGCCGGCATGCCCGGCTCGATGTGCACGTTGCACGCCGGATCGGCGGCCGAGGCGTTCGAGCGGCTCGTCACCGCGACGATGAAAGGCGCCGGGGCGGGGTGGTCCGACACCTTCGTAACGAGGTTGGCCGCTCAGGGCATCGACTACGTCGTCCACCTGCGCCACGCCAGGACCACCCCGGAGGGGCTGCGGACACGGTTCGTGGCCGAGGTCGCGGAGGTGACATCGGTCGGTGAGGGCGGTGGGGTCGCGATGAACCGCGTGTTCGCACCCGCACCGGGTGGTGATCCGCGCGCAGTCTTCCAGCTGCTGCCCCAGAACCGCCGCCCCTTCGACGAAGCGGGCATCGACCTGGGATTCCTTCACGAGTCGGGCGGGTGGACCCGGTGA
- a CDS encoding RDD family protein: MPRWIDTWLPGSSPTTPAGDHPGERYGLPAEGANAVAGFGRRLAALTVDWLLGYGVTALFLGAEVTSSPFTVLAIWFVLTAVPVAVFGASAGMTALGIRVASIGSEPVVGVPRAVLRTALIALVLPPLMRDADGRGWHDRAARTIVVRTRA; the protein is encoded by the coding sequence ATGCCCCGATGGATCGACACCTGGCTCCCCGGCTCGTCGCCCACGACGCCCGCGGGGGACCACCCGGGGGAGCGGTACGGGCTGCCTGCCGAGGGGGCCAACGCCGTCGCCGGGTTCGGCCGCAGGCTCGCCGCGCTCACCGTCGACTGGCTGCTCGGCTACGGGGTCACCGCGCTGTTCCTCGGCGCCGAGGTGACGTCGTCGCCGTTCACGGTGCTGGCGATCTGGTTCGTGCTCACGGCCGTGCCGGTCGCGGTGTTCGGCGCGAGCGCGGGCATGACGGCACTCGGGATCCGGGTGGCGTCGATCGGGTCCGAGCCGGTCGTCGGGGTGCCGCGGGCGGTGCTGCGTACGGCGCTGATCGCGCTGGTGCTGCCGCCCCTGATGCGCGACGCCGACGGCCGCGGCTGGCACGACCGCGCGGCCCGCACGATCGTCGTCCGGACCCGTGCTTGA
- a CDS encoding SAF domain-containing protein: MTATVARPPERVEAATPRPLRPRRSSRRLLLAVTLGLIGALLGAYAYRGAVVREGVVAMARPLSFGSVVQLSDLREIQLPLDSGLTWVTWDDVGTVLGQLAATDLRAGQTLTPDSVSPNRVPAPGEAVVGLSVEAGRVPSAALAPRDEVLIITGAGSPPKRATVVRAGDVDVSGRRDVDVLVPQADAEELALASVDNRVAIVLLGRG, translated from the coding sequence ATGACCGCAACAGTTGCCCGCCCGCCCGAGCGGGTTGAAGCGGCGACCCCACGTCCATTACGACCTCGCCGCTCGTCACGGCGTCTGCTCCTGGCCGTGACGTTGGGCCTGATCGGTGCACTGCTCGGCGCCTACGCGTACCGCGGAGCGGTGGTGCGTGAAGGCGTGGTGGCGATGGCGCGGCCGCTCTCGTTCGGCTCCGTCGTCCAGCTCTCCGACCTGCGTGAGATCCAGCTACCGCTCGATTCGGGCCTGACCTGGGTGACGTGGGACGACGTCGGCACCGTACTGGGACAGCTCGCCGCCACCGATCTACGGGCGGGGCAGACGCTGACGCCCGACTCGGTCTCGCCGAACCGCGTTCCCGCTCCCGGTGAGGCGGTCGTCGGGTTGTCGGTGGAGGCGGGCCGGGTGCCGTCCGCGGCGCTGGCGCCACGCGACGAGGTTCTGATCATCACCGGTGCCGGGAGTCCGCCGAAACGCGCCACGGTCGTCAGGGCAGGTGATGTCGACGTGTCCGGCCGCCGCGACGTCGATGTCCTCGTGCCGCAGGCCGACGCGGAAGAGCTGGCGCTGGCGTCGGTCGACAACCGCGTGGCGATCGTGTTGCTGGGGCGGGGGTGA